From one Syngnathoides biaculeatus isolate LvHL_M chromosome 12, ASM1980259v1, whole genome shotgun sequence genomic stretch:
- the phactr2 gene encoding phosphatase and actin regulator 2 isoform X1, whose protein sequence is MGQTAVSAVSHTPSVDGLEKSSSLPNCDVVLDSGGDAHNAPESRQQRGKLSTLGRLFKPWKWRKKKSSDRFQDLSKVLERKISTRQTREELIKKGVLVPEQDEPISREIQNGHATSSVSPEQVKVEIETKVTQVAEPAPRTVTTVDKREKTDNKPVPRAGQAHPREAQVRKQQSGTLPASSKPAGGATSVGRHSRDASLGAKKTAKAPGKLGAVAQAKTNPRSSNNSTRVIAKSSHPKKTQGNATKTTTTSYSTVPPRSRAPKDTELHSKGDNVRTSRKAKADSKKASAEIPNQPEEVISSVPHGSPSQVSLPEVEETPVVFQAGQEEKAPCGNSYAGQETPRDASAEPVAHFPHVNTATEDTSFAEEDNAHREKDESAKGDGGEAQEEKGEAAEETHSSGADADTAKPQGHSVNIQQAEVTVIPDRPTESQASDSDSDGPILYRDDNEEDEEEEEDEYLNSSLASKIRRRDTLNIKLGNRPSKRELEEKNILPRSSETERQELRQQIGSKLVRRLSQRPTTEELEQRNILRQKNEAEEHEAKQEIKRKLSRKLSVRPTVAELIARRILRFNEYVEVTDAKDYDRRADKPWTRLTPADKAAIRKELNEFKSREMEVHEDSKQFTRFHRP, encoded by the exons TTGATGGTTTGGAGAAATCGTCATCACTGCCCAACTGCGACGTGGTATTGGACAGTGGCGGCGACGCCCACAATGCACCTGAATCACGGCAGCAGCGAGGCAAGCTGTCCACTCTAGGCAGACTCTTCAAACCCTGGaagtggaggaagaagaagagcagtGACAGGTTCCAGGATCTCTCCAAAG ttttggAGAGAAAAATCTCAACGAGACAAACCAGAGAAGAACTCATCAAGAAGGGTGTGCTCGTCCCAGAACAAG ATGAACCCATCAGCAGGGAGATCCAGAATGGTCACGCCACCTCCAGCGTGTCACCGGAGCAGGTCAAAGTTGAGATTGAAACCAAAGTGACCCAAGTTGCCGAGCCCGCTCCAAGAACTGTGACCACTGTGGACAAAAGAG AGAAAACTGACAATAAACCTGTCCCTCGTGCGGGTCAGGCGCACCCGCGGGAGGCCCAAGTTAGAAAACAGCAGAGCGGCACTCTGCCTGCTTCATCCAAACCTGCAGGCGGCGCTACTAGCGTGGGCAGGCACAGCAGGGACGCTTCCTTGGGTGCTAAAAAGACTGCCAAAGCCCCGGGGAAGTTGGGCGCTGTGGCGCAAGCTAAAACTAACCCACGGAGTTCTAACAACAGTACTCGTGTGATTG ccaAGTCCTCTCATCCAAAGAAGACGCAAGGAAATGCAACAaaaaccaccaccacctcctacTCCACTGTCCCTCCTCGCTCTCGCGCCCCCAAAGATACTGAGTTGCACAGTAAAGGTGACAACGTTCGGACCAGCCGTAAAGCAAAAGCTGATTCTAAGAAAGCTTCTGCGGAGATTCCCAATCAGCCAGAAGAAGTCATCTCCTCTGTCCCGCATGGGAGCCCTTCTCAAGTTTCTCTCCCCGAAGTTGAGGAGACTCCTGTTGTTTTTCAAGCCGGACAGGAGGAAAAAGCTCCTTGCGGCAATTCTTACGCGGGCCAAGAAACCCCCAGAGATGCGTCCGCCGAGCCTGTCGCCCACTTCCCACACGTCAATACTGCCACAGAGGACACTTCTTTCGCAGAGGAGGACAACGCCCACCGAGAGAAAGATGAGAGCGCGAAAGGGGATGGAGGAGAGGCGCAGGAGGAAAAAGGCGAGGCTGCTGAGGAGACGCACTCAAG CGGGGCTGATGCGGACACCGCGAAGCCGCAGGGCCACAGCGTGAACATCCAACAGGCAGAGGTGACAGTCATTCCCGACCGGCCGACGGAGAGCCAAGCCAGCGACTCGGACTCAGACGGACCCATCCTGTACCGCGATGACAatgaggaggatgaagaggaggaggaggacgagtaCCTCAACA GTTCTCTGGCCAGCAAAATCCGGCGGCGGGACACCCTGAACATCAAACTGGGCAACCGGCCCAGCAAGAGGGAGCTGGAGGAGAAAAACATCCTGCCACGGAGCTCCGAGACTGAAAGACAAGAGCTCCGCCAGCAGATCGGGTCCAAGCTTGTCAG GCGGTTGAGCCAAAGACCAACCACAGAGGAGTTGGAGCAGCGGAATATCCTCAGAC AGAAAAATGAAGCGGAGGAGCACGAAGCCAAGCAGGAGATTAAACGGAAACTCTCCAGGAAG CTCAGCGTAAGGCCAACGGTGGCGGAGCTCATCGCTCGAAGAATCCTGCGTTTTAACGAGTACGTCGAGGTCACCGACGCCAAGGACTACGACCGGCGAGCGGATAAGCCGTGGACGCGACTCACACCTGCTGACAAG GCGGCCATCCGCAAGGAGCTGAATGAGTTCAAGAGCAGGGAGATGGAGGTGCATGAAGACAGCAAACAGTTTACCAG ATTTCACCGGCCTTAA
- the phactr2 gene encoding phosphatase and actin regulator 2 isoform X2, with protein MGQTAVSAVSHTPSVDGLEKSSSLPNCDVVLDSGGDAHNAPESRQQRGKLSTLGRLFKPWKWRKKKSSDRFQDLSKVLERKISTRQTREELIKKGVLVPEQDEPISREIQNGHATSSVSPEQVKVEIETKVTQVAEPAPRTVTTVDKRAKSSHPKKTQGNATKTTTTSYSTVPPRSRAPKDTELHSKGDNVRTSRKAKADSKKASAEIPNQPEEVISSVPHGSPSQVSLPEVEETPVVFQAGQEEKAPCGNSYAGQETPRDASAEPVAHFPHVNTATEDTSFAEEDNAHREKDESAKGDGGEAQEEKGEAAEETHSSGADADTAKPQGHSVNIQQAEVTVIPDRPTESQASDSDSDGPILYRDDNEEDEEEEEDEYLNSSLASKIRRRDTLNIKLGNRPSKRELEEKNILPRSSETERQELRQQIGSKLVRRLSQRPTTEELEQRNILRQKNEAEEHEAKQEIKRKLSRKLSVRPTVAELIARRILRFNEYVEVTDAKDYDRRADKPWTRLTPADKAAIRKELNEFKSREMEVHEDSKQFTRFHRP; from the exons TTGATGGTTTGGAGAAATCGTCATCACTGCCCAACTGCGACGTGGTATTGGACAGTGGCGGCGACGCCCACAATGCACCTGAATCACGGCAGCAGCGAGGCAAGCTGTCCACTCTAGGCAGACTCTTCAAACCCTGGaagtggaggaagaagaagagcagtGACAGGTTCCAGGATCTCTCCAAAG ttttggAGAGAAAAATCTCAACGAGACAAACCAGAGAAGAACTCATCAAGAAGGGTGTGCTCGTCCCAGAACAAG ATGAACCCATCAGCAGGGAGATCCAGAATGGTCACGCCACCTCCAGCGTGTCACCGGAGCAGGTCAAAGTTGAGATTGAAACCAAAGTGACCCAAGTTGCCGAGCCCGCTCCAAGAACTGTGACCACTGTGGACAAAAGAG ccaAGTCCTCTCATCCAAAGAAGACGCAAGGAAATGCAACAaaaaccaccaccacctcctacTCCACTGTCCCTCCTCGCTCTCGCGCCCCCAAAGATACTGAGTTGCACAGTAAAGGTGACAACGTTCGGACCAGCCGTAAAGCAAAAGCTGATTCTAAGAAAGCTTCTGCGGAGATTCCCAATCAGCCAGAAGAAGTCATCTCCTCTGTCCCGCATGGGAGCCCTTCTCAAGTTTCTCTCCCCGAAGTTGAGGAGACTCCTGTTGTTTTTCAAGCCGGACAGGAGGAAAAAGCTCCTTGCGGCAATTCTTACGCGGGCCAAGAAACCCCCAGAGATGCGTCCGCCGAGCCTGTCGCCCACTTCCCACACGTCAATACTGCCACAGAGGACACTTCTTTCGCAGAGGAGGACAACGCCCACCGAGAGAAAGATGAGAGCGCGAAAGGGGATGGAGGAGAGGCGCAGGAGGAAAAAGGCGAGGCTGCTGAGGAGACGCACTCAAG CGGGGCTGATGCGGACACCGCGAAGCCGCAGGGCCACAGCGTGAACATCCAACAGGCAGAGGTGACAGTCATTCCCGACCGGCCGACGGAGAGCCAAGCCAGCGACTCGGACTCAGACGGACCCATCCTGTACCGCGATGACAatgaggaggatgaagaggaggaggaggacgagtaCCTCAACA GTTCTCTGGCCAGCAAAATCCGGCGGCGGGACACCCTGAACATCAAACTGGGCAACCGGCCCAGCAAGAGGGAGCTGGAGGAGAAAAACATCCTGCCACGGAGCTCCGAGACTGAAAGACAAGAGCTCCGCCAGCAGATCGGGTCCAAGCTTGTCAG GCGGTTGAGCCAAAGACCAACCACAGAGGAGTTGGAGCAGCGGAATATCCTCAGAC AGAAAAATGAAGCGGAGGAGCACGAAGCCAAGCAGGAGATTAAACGGAAACTCTCCAGGAAG CTCAGCGTAAGGCCAACGGTGGCGGAGCTCATCGCTCGAAGAATCCTGCGTTTTAACGAGTACGTCGAGGTCACCGACGCCAAGGACTACGACCGGCGAGCGGATAAGCCGTGGACGCGACTCACACCTGCTGACAAG GCGGCCATCCGCAAGGAGCTGAATGAGTTCAAGAGCAGGGAGATGGAGGTGCATGAAGACAGCAAACAGTTTACCAG ATTTCACCGGCCTTAA